In Chitinophaga sp. HK235, a single window of DNA contains:
- the mtgA gene encoding monofunctional biosynthetic peptidoglycan transglycosylase, producing the protein MKLKGIVPRTWRRLKRVLLVLFVAQLVYIIILRWVNPPITLTMISSWFSLWGTDKTLHKTWVSYDEISQHAKLAVIASEDQLFPDHDGFDYKSIEKAMKHNQTSKKIRGASTISQQVAKNVFLWQGRSWVRKGLEVYFTFMIEKIWGKQRILEMYLNVAQTGDGIFGIEAAAQAYYNKNAASLNREESAMIAASLPNPVKYTVNPPARITAWRQRKILIQMRNLAPDPDIMELVTGLK; encoded by the coding sequence ATGAAGTTAAAAGGCATTGTCCCCAGAACGTGGAGAAGATTGAAACGGGTATTGCTGGTCCTATTTGTCGCACAATTAGTCTACATTATCATACTACGGTGGGTGAATCCACCGATTACGCTCACCATGATATCCAGCTGGTTCAGCTTGTGGGGCACAGACAAAACGCTTCACAAAACCTGGGTCAGCTACGATGAAATATCCCAGCACGCCAAACTGGCCGTCATCGCCAGCGAAGACCAGCTCTTCCCTGATCACGATGGCTTCGATTACAAATCCATCGAAAAGGCGATGAAACACAACCAAACCAGCAAGAAGATAAGAGGCGCCAGCACTATCAGTCAGCAGGTGGCTAAAAATGTGTTTCTCTGGCAGGGTCGCAGTTGGGTACGGAAAGGGCTGGAAGTATATTTCACTTTTATGATCGAAAAGATCTGGGGTAAACAGCGTATACTGGAAATGTATCTCAATGTGGCCCAAACGGGCGACGGCATCTTTGGTATAGAAGCTGCAGCACAGGCTTACTATAACAAGAATGCCGCCAGTCTGAACCGGGAAGAATCCGCCATGATTGCGGCCAGTCTTCCCAATCCGGTAAAGTATACTGTTAATCCGCCGGCCCGGATAACTGCCTGGAGACAGCGGAAAATATTGATACAGATGCGTAACCTCGCGCCGGATCCGGATATCATGGAACTCGTTACCGGCCTTAAATAG
- a CDS encoding L-threonylcarbamoyladenylate synthase, translating to MLLNVHPENPNPRHIKTIIECLRDGGIIIYPTDTVYGLGCDITQHKAIERIARIKQIDPKKAHFSFICYDLSHLSDYAKSVDTPVFRMLKKALPGPYTFILPASKMVPKLLKTKKDTVGIRVPDNNICRTIVKELDNPLMSTTLPIEHYVEEYTDPEIIYEKFGKVVDIVVDGGPGGMAFSTVVDCTGPEPELIREGLGSYDAIS from the coding sequence ATGCTGTTGAACGTACACCCGGAAAATCCGAACCCACGTCATATAAAAACGATTATCGAATGCCTCAGGGATGGAGGTATCATTATCTATCCTACAGATACCGTATATGGTCTGGGCTGTGATATTACCCAGCACAAGGCGATTGAACGGATTGCCCGTATCAAACAGATAGATCCTAAAAAAGCACATTTTTCCTTTATCTGCTATGATCTGAGCCATCTGTCAGACTACGCCAAAAGTGTAGACACGCCGGTGTTCAGGATGTTGAAAAAGGCGTTGCCAGGCCCTTATACTTTTATCCTGCCAGCGAGCAAAATGGTACCTAAACTGCTGAAAACCAAAAAGGACACTGTGGGTATCAGGGTGCCGGACAATAATATCTGCAGAACGATCGTAAAAGAACTGGATAATCCGCTGATGAGTACTACCCTGCCGATAGAGCATTACGTGGAAGAATATACGGACCCGGAAATCATTTATGAGAAATTTGGGAAGGTGGTAGATATTGTGGTAGATGGAGGTCCTGGAGGGATGGCATTTTCAACGGTGGTGGACTGTACCGGTCCGGAACCGGAACTGATCAGGGAAGGCCTTGGTAGTTATGACGCGATTTCCTAA
- the pnuC gene encoding nicotinamide riboside transporter PnuC, translated as MNDIIAGLQNSLHEMTWLEAIAVLFAVLSVIFQKKNNILVYPTGIISTGIYTYLLSREHFKLYADATLNAYYLVMSVYGWVYWARQGPAKPAVKISRSTPREMTMAIFIALMGWAVFYILLVNFSDSNVPVMDAFISATACGGMWLLAKRKLENWILLNISNFVAVPLLFYKHLYLTAFLTVFLFIIAIFGYLSWREAVQEQEITHS; from the coding sequence ATGAATGATATCATAGCGGGTTTGCAAAACAGCCTTCATGAAATGACATGGCTGGAAGCTATTGCAGTGCTATTTGCCGTATTGTCGGTCATCTTCCAGAAAAAAAACAATATTCTCGTATATCCTACCGGTATCATCAGTACCGGTATTTATACCTATCTCCTGTCCAGAGAACATTTTAAACTCTATGCAGACGCTACGCTCAATGCCTATTACCTGGTGATGAGCGTTTATGGGTGGGTATACTGGGCCCGGCAGGGCCCGGCCAAACCAGCGGTGAAGATCAGCCGGAGCACTCCACGGGAGATGACCATGGCGATCTTCATCGCCTTGATGGGCTGGGCTGTTTTTTATATACTGCTGGTGAATTTCTCCGATTCCAATGTGCCGGTTATGGACGCCTTCATTTCTGCCACGGCCTGTGGCGGTATGTGGCTGCTGGCCAAAAGGAAACTGGAAAACTGGATACTGCTCAACATATCCAACTTTGTGGCGGTGCCCCTGTTGTTTTACAAGCATCTATACCTCACCGCATTCCTGACCGTCTTTTTGTTTATCATCGCTATCTTCGGATATCTCAGCTGGCGTGAGGCAGTGCAGGAACAGGAAATAACGCATTCATGA
- a CDS encoding AAA family ATPase: MKKVVVIGPESTGKSTLSAKLAEHFHTVWTPEYAREYLEKLSRPYEQHDLLAIAEGQLRLEHELAARANQVLICDTDLYVIKVWSEHKYQECDPRILKEIATQQCDHYLLTYIDLPWEEDPQREYPDPEMRTYFYQVYRDIVMQSGVTWTDIRGSYQQREALAIEAVTRLLQS; the protein is encoded by the coding sequence ATGAAAAAAGTAGTAGTCATAGGGCCTGAGTCTACAGGCAAAAGCACCCTCAGCGCAAAACTCGCGGAACACTTTCATACGGTGTGGACACCGGAATATGCCCGTGAATACCTGGAGAAACTGTCACGCCCCTACGAACAGCACGACCTGCTGGCGATTGCCGAAGGACAGCTCCGGCTGGAACATGAACTGGCCGCCAGGGCCAATCAGGTGCTGATCTGTGATACCGATCTGTATGTGATAAAAGTGTGGAGTGAACATAAATACCAGGAATGCGATCCCCGCATCCTGAAAGAGATAGCGACGCAGCAATGTGATCATTATCTGCTGACCTATATAGACCTGCCCTGGGAAGAAGATCCCCAGCGCGAATATCCTGATCCGGAGATGAGGACTTATTTCTATCAGGTGTACAGGGATATCGTGATGCAGTCCGGGGTAACCTGGACGGATATACGAGGTAGTTATCAGCAGCGGGAAGCGCTGGCTATCGAAGCCGTAACGCGGTTATTACAATCGTAA
- a CDS encoding PNGase F N-terminal domain-containing protein, producing MKGLLVLLTGLAIAAQPVQAQKKKNIDSSAAIITYGMRSNGKESGSGLQLIIDHNRAHIIPGGPAPKEQQYLDLTEKNTYQVLGTPNGNIYTLKKPFGEYTQAELLSGTDTILGQVCKKARLFIRSNTIEVWYTDKLALKGTPNLTIAPGLGLVLKIVRNGNSETYAKQITYRKITPAELAWPSQFGQQVDDAAYMREVIDSRYTTLPVFEQEQISWGNNNTNPADNQTGLTYHYAGGTVILKKVKLPASKKGETMFAELVQYSNGDAYDRTGSVFMIPTDKAASFLDGLRKGAAALPVFTARNGKQYQGMVATDNYLPALEILRFFTPFGVHHFNDQVKIKGYHWADSVMYKQDITELQHRLQGEVWLGVYIGNYDKGGHKVSLRFKYYPGDAEDENTSTPNWSLPIFNTTNLMEMAGQEYPSLFDKDSLTVTVNIPEGIRNLQLRYITTGHGGWGGGDEFNPRQNEIFADGKRVYHFIPWRTDCGTYRLSNPASGNFGNGLSSSDLSRSNWCPGTLTSPVFISLPDMTPGIHTIRVAIPQGAPAGTSQSFWDVSGTLIGTLKK from the coding sequence ATGAAAGGATTACTGGTTTTGTTGACCGGACTGGCCATAGCTGCCCAGCCGGTACAGGCACAAAAAAAGAAGAACATTGACAGCAGCGCTGCCATTATCACCTACGGGATGCGCAGCAACGGAAAGGAATCCGGTAGCGGACTGCAACTGATCATCGACCACAACAGGGCACATATCATTCCCGGCGGACCTGCTCCCAAAGAACAACAATACCTCGACCTGACTGAAAAAAACACCTATCAGGTGCTTGGCACTCCTAACGGGAACATCTACACGCTAAAGAAACCCTTTGGAGAATATACACAGGCCGAACTGCTGTCCGGCACTGATACCATCCTGGGCCAGGTATGTAAAAAAGCCCGCCTCTTTATCCGCTCCAACACCATCGAAGTATGGTACACCGATAAACTGGCCCTCAAAGGAACACCCAATCTTACCATCGCACCCGGATTGGGCCTGGTACTCAAAATAGTACGCAACGGCAACAGCGAAACCTACGCCAAACAGATCACCTACCGCAAAATCACACCTGCAGAACTGGCCTGGCCTTCCCAATTCGGACAACAGGTAGACGATGCCGCCTATATGCGCGAAGTCATCGACAGCCGCTACACCACCCTGCCGGTGTTTGAACAGGAACAGATCAGCTGGGGCAACAACAACACCAATCCTGCCGATAATCAGACCGGCCTCACCTATCACTATGCCGGTGGTACCGTGATCCTCAAAAAGGTAAAACTGCCAGCTTCTAAAAAGGGAGAAACCATGTTCGCTGAACTGGTGCAATACTCTAACGGTGACGCCTATGACCGTACCGGCTCTGTATTCATGATCCCTACCGACAAAGCAGCCTCTTTCCTGGACGGCCTCCGCAAAGGCGCTGCTGCATTGCCAGTGTTTACCGCCAGAAACGGCAAACAATATCAGGGTATGGTGGCGACAGACAACTATCTGCCTGCGCTGGAAATACTCCGCTTTTTCACACCATTTGGTGTACATCATTTCAACGACCAGGTGAAAATCAAAGGTTATCACTGGGCTGATTCCGTGATGTACAAACAGGATATCACAGAACTGCAACACAGATTACAGGGAGAAGTATGGCTGGGTGTATACATCGGCAACTACGACAAAGGTGGTCATAAGGTAAGCCTCCGCTTTAAATACTATCCCGGTGATGCAGAAGATGAAAACACATCCACGCCCAACTGGAGCCTTCCCATCTTCAACACTACCAACCTGATGGAGATGGCTGGACAGGAATATCCTTCCCTCTTCGATAAGGATTCCCTGACCGTCACCGTCAATATTCCTGAAGGTATCCGTAACCTGCAGCTGCGTTATATCACCACCGGCCACGGCGGCTGGGGCGGCGGCGATGAATTTAATCCCAGGCAGAATGAAATATTTGCAGACGGAAAAAGAGTGTATCACTTCATCCCATGGCGCACCGACTGCGGCACTTACCGCCTGTCTAATCCGGCATCCGGCAACTTCGGCAACGGACTGTCTTCTTCAGACCTGAGTCGTTCCAACTGGTGCCCGGGTACGCTGACATCACCAGTGTTTATTTCACTGCCAGACATGACGCCGGGTATACACACTATCCGTGTGGCCATTCCGCAGGGCGCTCCTGCCGGCACTAGCCAGAGCTTCTGGGATGTATCCGGAACACTGATCGGTACATTGAAAAAATAA